The genomic window TTTCTCTTTGCCGTAAAAGGTTTTTTTCTGCAATGTCTCAAAATCTTTTGTAGAAAGATTTTGGCGACCATGAAGGTCGCCCCTACGGGTTTTTAAATACTCAAAGGCTTCACACAGGAAACCCGCCGAACCAACCGCACCATCATAAATTGTATTACCAATTTCGGGAGCAACCACTTTAACAATGGTTTTAATCAGCGGACGGGGTGTGTAATATTCGCCACCATTACGCCCGGCATTTCCCATATTTTTAATTTTCGCTTCATACAGATGGCTCATCTCATGCTTTTCCTTGTGAGTCCTGAAACGAAGTTCGTCAACAAGGTTTACCACCTCACGGAGATTATAACCGCTTTGAATTCTGTTTTTCAGTTCACTGAATATCTCACCAATTTTGTATTCAATGGTATCTGCATGTTCCGCATTGGTTTTAATTTTTTTCAGATAGGGGAAAAGTTTACCGTTTACAAAGTCCACAAGGTCATCGCCGGTTAAAGCGTTGTGGTCAATTTTGCCATTTTCCAGTTTTGGAGCTGCCCATTTTGTCCATTGAAATTCGGGAGCAATAATATTGGTGTATGTCTTTCCTGTCAGTTCGGCTGCTGTAGCTTTGTCTTTTTCTAAATCATCCAGATATTTCAGAAACAACACCCAGGAGGTCTGCTCCACATAATCTAACTCACTACTGCACCCGGCATCTTTCCAGAGGGTATCGTCAATATTTTTAAAAGTCTGTTCAAACATTATGTTTTCCCACGTTTATTTTCTTGCTCTTTTTTGGTTTTTTCCAATATATATTTTTCGTTCATTGGTAAACGACCACCAGGGAAGGGGATTCCCACCTTCCATGAAGCGAACAGCCGATATAAACACATCAATAACACAGGGATCATGCAAATTGCCCGATACTGTGCATAATTTTTTGTATAGGTTATATGGGTCTTTACCGATTAATTTCCCTGGATGATCAATGCCAATCAACTGGAGATCATTCGCTATCGCTTTTCCTATATTTGGAAGATCAATAAGTCGGGATACTGTTGCTCTGTCTGGATTCTTCATTCGGGGTTTTCCTTATGACTGACGGCGGCTTCAGGGGCCGCGCTTCCCAACTGTTCCACTGAAAGCCAAGGTTTGTGCATTTGTAAATTATTAATGATGCAATTCAGAATCAATTCGCTCAGAAAGAAAGATCTTTAAAAGAGACTGGTAGGGAACATCCCGTTTATTAGCTAGTAATTTCAATTCTTCAATCATTGATTCAGGAAGGCGGATCGATATCGTTTTAGTTGAAGGTTTAAGCCGGGAAAAAATGGCTTCCTCCGCATCAGACCAGTCAATATATTCTGCCGAATCGTTATTTTGCCAAAAAAGGCGTTCTTCAGCTTCACTATTAAATTTAGGTATTTTCCTTTTCATTTTAGATACCTTTCTATTTCCGCTTTGGTCATATCCCGTGCGGAAATAATTCTGATTTTTTCATCTCGAACTGTGAATACGGCGAAAAGCAAACGGTTCATATTGGTACGACCGAGGGCGTAATAGTAATTTTCAAGCATAGAATGATCTTTGTCGCGTTTTACGATGATTGGTTTATTAAAAAAGATCTGTTCGCACTCCCCTGTTGAAACATCATGCCTTTCCCAATTCTTGGTAATATTCCCTTGGTTCCATTCAAAACCTATGCAATAAGATAATATTTTTGTCGGTTTAACCATGCGTTGTGTATACCATGAATATATACATTGCGTCAATAAACATATACCCCCCTTTTGGGAAACGTTTGAATAATGAGCCACTTTCAAAACGTTTCAGTTTGGTCAAGCTCAAGGCGGTGGAAAATTTCAACCACAGGAATACATTGAGTATTTCGAGGATTGAAATCTGAGCCCAACGCTTAAGATCGGCCAAAATGGGGCGTTTTGAAACTGGCTCTAATATATTGGCAATACCTATATGGTGTTATATACTTTGATTTTTTGATACCTATTCGTAAATAAGGAAGTAGTGTCATTTTTGTTCCCAAATTTCTTCAAGCATTATATATTAGGTAAAAGGAAAGCGGAACAAGCTTTACCATTGTTTTTTTGTGATTTTTCATTTAGATGAAAGTAATGGACACCGTTTATATTTTAAAACTTGCAGGGCTTATCATAGGAGCTTATATGCTCGGTTCCATTCCTTTCGGGTTAATTCTTGCAAACAAGTTTTCCTCAGTGGATATACGTACAAAAGGCAGCGGCAACATTGGTGCAACAAATGTAATGAGGGTTTCGGGAAAAACACTCGGAGTTTTGACTCTTGCCGGAGATCTGCTGAAGGGGGCATTTCCTGTATATCTTGCTTGCTGCGTTTTAGAATATGAAGGCTCATATGCTGAGCTTTATATATCTATTGTGATTATAGCCTCTTTTTTGGGACATCTTTATCCTATTTATCTGAAATTCAAAGACGGGGGAAAGGGTGTAGCTACTGCTGCCGGATGTTTTCTGATAACATCTCCGGTTGCTTTGCTTATTGCTATTACAGTATTTATATTTATTGTGATTTTTTACAGGCGTGTTGCTGCGGCCTCTTTATCAGCTTCTATGGTTCTTCCGTTTGCAATATGGTTTGAAGGGCATTCTTTTTTACTGACAGGTTGCGCTGTAATTATTTCCTTATTTATTTTTTATCGGCACAAAGACAATATCAAAAGGCTTTTATCCGGTACAGAGCCTTCAATATAACATGTTAGTTTTATTGTTTATCTGTTTTACCATCTATAATTTCTCGAATTTTATTTAATATATTTGTTAATCGATAGGGTTTTCCTACAAATCCTGCTGCCCCCGACTTTATTATTTCTTTTACTTTCCCATCATCAGAATAGCCGGTCACTATGATAACTTTAATATCAGGATCTATTTTTTTAAGTTCTTCAAAACACAGATATCCACCCATCCCCGGCATGCTGATATCAAGAATGACAAGATCAATGCTTTCTTTTTTTTCTTTATATATTTCTAATGCTTTTTCTCCGCTTTCAGCTAAATAGACAGAAAAGCCCTGCCTTTTAAGCAGCTCATTGCCGAGCCTTCGCAAAGGTTCTTCATCGTCAACCAGCAAAATAGTTTCATTATCAGAGTGTATTACTTTTTCTTCAAATTTTATAATATGCTGCTCAAAGGGTACACTCTTTATCGCAGGAAAATATATTGTAAAAACTGTTCCATAACCCGGGGTGCTGTAGCATTTAATATGGCCTTTATGGTTTTCGACAAGACCATAAACCATTGCCAGGCCAAGGCCGGTTCCATATTTGGGTCCCTTGGTTGTAAAAAATGGTTCAAATATATGTTTCTGTGTTTCCCCGTTCATGCCAATGCCGTTGTCAGATATACTCAGGGCAACATATTCTTTCTGATCTGATTCCAAAACTGTACAAATGCATATTTCATTCGAGCTTATGTTTCTGGTTTCAATCATAAGCTTGCCGCCATCAGGCATAGCATGTGCTGCATTCAATCCTATATTTATAATAATTTGCTCGATCTGAACCGGATCAGCATTGATAGGCTTAAGTTTTTCTGCCAGGGAAACTTCTATATTTATCATTTTAGGAATTGTTCTTGATAGAATATCAGAAATTTTATTTACTTCATTATTAAGATCTATTGCTTTAAGGTGGCTTTCGTTTTTGCGAGCGAAAATCAAAAGCTGCTTTGTAAGAGAACTTGCTTTTTGGGTTACTTCTTCAATAGCTTTCAAATCTTTAAATTCTTGATTATCGGATTTTTTATTAAGAAGGAGAATTTGAGTGTATCCTGAAATAGTTTGGAGAATATTATTAAAATCATGCGCCAAACCTCCGGCAAGCACTCCTATGGCCTCCATCTTCTGAGCCTGCAACAATTTTTGTTCCATTTCTTTAATTTCTTTAATATCCGTAATAACTGCTCTGGTTCCTTTAAATTCTCCATTCAATATAACAGGTGATACAGATATAAGCGCCGGTAGTTTTTTATCCGATTTAGTAATGATTGTAATTTCATGCTTTGAAGATTCACCAGTGACCAGCTTTCCCCATTTTTTCCTAAGTGAAAGACGGCTTTGCATATCCAATCTGTCATTTATTTTTATGGAAGAAAGTTCATCTTCACTAAATCCCGTCATCTCACATAGTTTTGGATTAACATAAGTGCAGCAACCTTTTTCATCGGTAATAGCTAATCCTTCATTCATTGATGTTACAAGGTCGCGGTACATCATTTCAGAGTTTTGCAGAGCTTCTTCTTTCTCCTTAAGCTCTGTCAGATCAGTTACAGTGATATTACTTCCTTTGTACAAGCCGTTTTCAATAATAGGGAATGCAGATAAAAGGCAGTGACGTTTTTGCCCGTTTTTTGTGAGAAATGTGAGTTCATATCGTGCAACTTTTCCTTTAGTCCGCCGATGATTTGCTTCTTTAATATATAGCTTATAATTTTTGTCATCCAGTATATCTTTGTCTCTCATACTCATAAGTTCTTCCAGAGTATATTCCAGCATTTTACAAAATTTAGGGTTTATAAAAATAAATTTATTTTTCTCATTGGTAATAACAAGGCCCTCATTCATATGAGTCACAAGATCAAGATACATTGTTTCAGAATTTAAGAGCAGGTCATCTTTTGCCTTGCTTTCGGGTATTATCATACCTTCAAATGAGACCCCTATTTTTGCACCGGAATTATCACTTAACGGAGTAAAAATAAACTGCGCCGTAGCTTTCAGATTATCACTTGTAGTAACTTTTACTTCTGCTTGGATTGTCTTACCCTGAAGGGCTGTATTTAAAGCTTTTTTTATTTTTTTTACAGACACTGATGAGGCAGTAAACCAGCTGCATTCCCAGAAAGGCAGGCCAATTACGTCTTCTTTTGAACATTTGAAGTAATCTAATATTTTTGTATTTACTATCTGAAGTTTTCCGTCAGTATCGATAATTCCGGTAAAATACGACACAGAGTTTATCAGCTTATACGATTTGTTAAGCTCATTTTCCGTTTTTTTAATGTGAGTTAAATCCTGCCCTTCGGCTACTAGATATTCAACTTTCTTTCCATCATAATCAAAGACAGGCCGAAAGCTTAACTGAAAAATAAAATTGTGAGAACCAAAACGTACAGACCTTTCGGAGATGACTGTTTCGCCTTTTTTCGCCTTTTCAATAGCATCTTCAACCCATTTTTTAGCAAGAGGATCATAAGACCACCAGTAGGAATCAGGGAAATATTTTCCTATGACATTGTCATAAGATGAACCGGATGTTTCGATTGCTGCCCGGTTGGCCATCAGAAGTGTTCCATCTGTGTCAAGCAGGCCGTTATATGTTTGAAGATTATCGATATAGTCCTTGATGCTAATAGCGGTACTGTATTTATCCTTCATTCAAGTCTCCACAATTTGGCGTTTCTCAGGACAAAACGTTCATTTTTTCATCAAGTTTTTTAGATAGATCTATTGGGCGCTTTTATCAGAATTACTATGTCAGGTCAAGTAATTAGAAAAATAATTATAGATACATATATATAATATAAGTGCAAAGGGAAGCAGGCTATTATAATTTGAGCAATTATTAATTCATAAACATATTTTTGACAATAAATATAAAAATGTATATATATCAACAGTTTTAATTTTATATAGTTATATTGGTTTCGTATCATTCTTTTCTTCATCAGTTTCCAGGGATCAGGGATCAGGGGTCGGGGGAAAGCGTATCATGAATACGGATAACAAATATTCCTGCCTTAAAAGTTATTTGCTCGACAATCATTGATTCAATATTTTCAAATATAGCTCACAAATCAAAGTAAACAGTAAAGGGAAAATAGAATATGAAAAGCATATTTAAAAGTACAAGATATGACTTTAATTCACCCAGGAGAGTATTTATTTTGCTCATTATAATTATAGTATTTTTTTTTGGCGTTGGCTGTTCGGAAAAATGGAAGGAAGAAGTGCAGTTGAGTGATGACCGGATCATAGTTGTTGAACGGGAAAGGTTGAGTGAAGGTGGTGGTGGTGAGTGGGCACATAACCGTAGCGGCACTAAACCCAAGGAATATCGCATTAGATTTATCCACCCGGATAAACCAGGGGAAATGATTGAGTGGCGAAGTACAAAAATATCTCCCGGTACATATCCAGAAAAACCTTTAATCCTTGATCTGGAATCAGGTAATCCTATTGTATATGCAATTGTGGCTATTAATGGAGTTTGTGAAGTTTATTCAAAGTATATTTACCGAAATGGCGCTTGGGTTGAGGAAGCACTTCCGGAGAAGTTTAAACAACGTACAACAAATCTGTTTCTTAGAGTTGGTGCAAATATGCAGAAGTATGTTGCTCTGGAAACAAAACGAAAGGTAAATGCGGATCTTGGTTACCGGCAATCAATCAGGCAAGTGGGGCCAAATCGCAAAGTGTGCAGTCCATAAAATAATTTGGACCATATATATATGTCTTATAAGGAGAATTGAACATATCCGCCTTAATAGTTATCTGGTCAACAATCATTGATTAAATATTTCCCAATATAGCTCACAATTCAGAGTTAACAGAAAAGGAAATTAAGAATATGAAAAGCATAATACACAGTTCAAGATATAATCCCAACCCACACATCTGTAATTTACTTCTGACTATAATATTATTGGTTATTATTTTTACTGTAGTACAAGCGAGTGGAGCTGAATATCCGAGTTTTGATTGCAGAAAAGCAAAAACATGTGTTGAGAAATTTATTTGCTCTCATGCAGAGATAGCCAAATTAGATATAAAAATGTCAGAAGAATACCGTCACCTTCTTTCCAAACTTCATGGCAAAGACAAAGAGCAGGTTAAGCAAAACCAGAGAAGATGGATTAAAGGTCGAGATGAGAGATGTGAGCCAGCACCCAAAATGATAGAAAAAGTAATCTATAAGAATATATTTACCGCTCTTTATATTGAACGAATTGAAGAATTCCAAGAGTGGGAAAAATACATTGATGGCAAAACTACAACCACATATGCCCCGTGGCACCCTACATGCTGGATGCGCCAACAACCGTTTGTTGGAAAGCCTTTTTGGTCTATTACAGGTACCGCGCCTGTATGCAGGGCATTTGAGCAGATACTAAATACCACCTGCGAAACACCTGATGAAATACATTGTAGTTTGACGCTTCCTGCGGATGAAAAACGTTTTCAGAAACTTAATTGGCAACATCTCGAATTTAAGGAATATAAGGATGTAATTGAAGAGATAATTCTTGATAAGGGGCGAAAATGGAATTGGAATCAAAAAAACCCTGAAGTAAAAAAAGCATTTGATGAGGGCAGGTTTGATATCAGTATTACTGCAGCTGATATCTTTGGTGGCAAAACGAAAAAAGTTGTGCGCATAAGCTGGAAAGAAGACTGTCCTGGAATATGCATGTACGGTGTAATAGATACTGAAACAAAACGAATTGATTGGCAGTATGAATCTGCATTGCTGCATCTGAATGCAAGTAAAGGTTCTGACATCATGCTTTACGAAGGTAAGGTTTACAAGTTTGGATGGCAACCAGGCTTTGACCTTCTCTTCATCTGGGATGAAAGAATTAGTAGCATATGTCAGTTTGAATATCTGAAAGGGAAAGGAGATAAATAATAATGGCAATTAAATATTTGCAACAATTGACTTCAACAGACTACGGGGCAATTGTGGTCACCCATTAAAGCAGGTTTCGGGGGAAGGCGAATCATGAATGCGTTCATAAAGCTTACCCGTCCAACAGAGAACGTAATCTTTTTGATATTTTTTCTGCGGATTTCCCTTTGGAATTAGTCAATATTACGAAAGTAAATAAGCGGCCTTTCGGGCCTTTGATATACCCGGATCTGGTGCTCACATCTTTAAGTGTGCCGGTTTTGAAATATTCATTTCCTTTATGCTTCATCAGGTGCATGTAAGGTTTAAATTCGGCGAGTATTTTTAAAAAGCTTTTTGCAGATATGCTGTTATTTCTTGAAATGCCTGACCCTTCGATAATTGAAAGATCGTCAATATTTAAAGTTTTTGTTGCATAATCTTTAATTGCAAAAACACCGTTTTCGAGTGTTCCGGGCTGGCCGTGCATTTTAGCGCCGATTGCAAGAACAAGCTGGTTTGCTATGAAATTGTTTGAGTAAAGCAGAAGTTTTGAAACACCATCTTTAATAGAAAAGGAAGAATAGTATTTTAATATAAGTTTGTCTGTTTTATCGCAAACAAGGCCTTTTCTTATTTGTCCTTTTGTTTTTATTCCTTTTCTTTCTAAAAACCATGAAATCAGGTGCCCGGTATAAAGAGTATTTTCATTATATTCCGATGAAAGTAGAATTCTTCCCTTTCTGATATCGGATTTTTTTATTAAATTTACGGCAAAAGGTAAAAGCGGTGTCTGGCTTTCGGCACTCACAAATTTGCCGTTTATAACATTGAAATTAACTGTATTGAAATTGGCGCAAAGGGCCCCGTTTGGCGAATCATAGGGCTGCGGTGATAATGCTACTGCCCCGGGAGGAATTGCGGAGCTAAAATATGAGTCATCAAGTACAATATCATTAATGTATTCAATTTTACTGCTTAGTTTTTCTGCTATATCGCTGATGTTTTCTGAAATTAATAGAGGGTCACCATAGCCTTTTACTTTAAGATTTGAATTATTGTCTATATAAAAATCGGTTTCAAATCTATAGTTATGTCCAAGGTAGTGAAAGGCTGCAAGAGATGTCAGAATTTTAAGAATAGATGCCGGAACAAGTCTTTTGCCGGAATTTTTTTCAAGAATTATTTTACCGGTTGAATCTGCAACAATAATCGCATCATCATTTCCAATAAGTTTTTTGATACCTGAAAAATTGTCTTGCGCATAAAGACATACGTTTAAGGTTGGAAAGTACAAAAGAAGAGAAATACATAATGAAAGAATAATATTTT from Pseudomonadota bacterium includes these protein-coding regions:
- a CDS encoding helix-hairpin-helix domain-containing protein; translation: MKNPDRATVSRLIDLPNIGKAIANDLQLIGIDHPGKLIGKDPYNLYKKLCTVSGNLHDPCVIDVFISAVRFMEGGNPLPWWSFTNERKIYIGKNQKRARK
- a CDS encoding BrnA antitoxin family protein, with the translated sequence MKRKIPKFNSEAEERLFWQNNDSAEYIDWSDAEEAIFSRLKPSTKTISIRLPESMIEELKLLANKRDVPYQSLLKIFLSERIDSELHH
- a CDS encoding BrnT family toxin; its protein translation is MVKPTKILSYCIGFEWNQGNITKNWERHDVSTGECEQIFFNKPIIVKRDKDHSMLENYYYALGRTNMNRLLFAVFTVRDEKIRIISARDMTKAEIERYLK
- the plsY gene encoding glycerol-3-phosphate 1-O-acyltransferase PlsY, with the translated sequence MDTVYILKLAGLIIGAYMLGSIPFGLILANKFSSVDIRTKGSGNIGATNVMRVSGKTLGVLTLAGDLLKGAFPVYLACCVLEYEGSYAELYISIVIIASFLGHLYPIYLKFKDGGKGVATAAGCFLITSPVALLIAITVFIFIVIFYRRVAAASLSASMVLPFAIWFEGHSFLLTGCAVIISLFIFYRHKDNIKRLLSGTEPSI
- a CDS encoding PAS domain S-box protein, giving the protein MKDKYSTAISIKDYIDNLQTYNGLLDTDGTLLMANRAAIETSGSSYDNVIGKYFPDSYWWSYDPLAKKWVEDAIEKAKKGETVISERSVRFGSHNFIFQLSFRPVFDYDGKKVEYLVAEGQDLTHIKKTENELNKSYKLINSVSYFTGIIDTDGKLQIVNTKILDYFKCSKEDVIGLPFWECSWFTASSVSVKKIKKALNTALQGKTIQAEVKVTTSDNLKATAQFIFTPLSDNSGAKIGVSFEGMIIPESKAKDDLLLNSETMYLDLVTHMNEGLVITNEKNKFIFINPKFCKMLEYTLEELMSMRDKDILDDKNYKLYIKEANHRRTKGKVARYELTFLTKNGQKRHCLLSAFPIIENGLYKGSNITVTDLTELKEKEEALQNSEMMYRDLVTSMNEGLAITDEKGCCTYVNPKLCEMTGFSEDELSSIKINDRLDMQSRLSLRKKWGKLVTGESSKHEITIITKSDKKLPALISVSPVILNGEFKGTRAVITDIKEIKEMEQKLLQAQKMEAIGVLAGGLAHDFNNILQTISGYTQILLLNKKSDNQEFKDLKAIEEVTQKASSLTKQLLIFARKNESHLKAIDLNNEVNKISDILSRTIPKMINIEVSLAEKLKPINADPVQIEQIIINIGLNAAHAMPDGGKLMIETRNISSNEICICTVLESDQKEYVALSISDNGIGMNGETQKHIFEPFFTTKGPKYGTGLGLAMVYGLVENHKGHIKCYSTPGYGTVFTIYFPAIKSVPFEQHIIKFEEKVIHSDNETILLVDDEEPLRRLGNELLKRQGFSVYLAESGEKALEIYKEKKESIDLVILDISMPGMGGYLCFEELKKIDPDIKVIIVTGYSDDGKVKEIIKSGAAGFVGKPYRLTNILNKIREIIDGKTDKQ
- a CDS encoding DUF1311 domain-containing protein; this translates as MKSIIHSSRYNPNPHICNLLLTIILLVIIFTVVQASGAEYPSFDCRKAKTCVEKFICSHAEIAKLDIKMSEEYRHLLSKLHGKDKEQVKQNQRRWIKGRDERCEPAPKMIEKVIYKNIFTALYIERIEEFQEWEKYIDGKTTTTYAPWHPTCWMRQQPFVGKPFWSITGTAPVCRAFEQILNTTCETPDEIHCSLTLPADEKRFQKLNWQHLEFKEYKDVIEEIILDKGRKWNWNQKNPEVKKAFDEGRFDISITAADIFGGKTKKVVRISWKEDCPGICMYGVIDTETKRIDWQYESALLHLNASKGSDIMLYEGKVYKFGWQPGFDLLFIWDERISSICQFEYLKGKGDK
- a CDS encoding D-alanyl-D-alanine carboxypeptidase — protein: MNSKRKYCVTKNIILSLCISLLLYFPTLNVCLYAQDNFSGIKKLIGNDDAIIVADSTGKIILEKNSGKRLVPASILKILTSLAAFHYLGHNYRFETDFYIDNNSNLKVKGYGDPLLISENISDIAEKLSSKIEYINDIVLDDSYFSSAIPPGAVALSPQPYDSPNGALCANFNTVNFNVINGKFVSAESQTPLLPFAVNLIKKSDIRKGRILLSSEYNENTLYTGHLISWFLERKGIKTKGQIRKGLVCDKTDKLILKYYSSFSIKDGVSKLLLYSNNFIANQLVLAIGAKMHGQPGTLENGVFAIKDYATKTLNIDDLSIIEGSGISRNNSISAKSFLKILAEFKPYMHLMKHKGNEYFKTGTLKDVSTRSGYIKGPKGRLFTFVILTNSKGKSAEKISKRLRSLLDG